A single window of Pseudarthrobacter defluvii DNA harbors:
- a CDS encoding FadR/GntR family transcriptional regulator: protein MTIPKAALSPDLHSSLVENLGLAIAEGTLAPNTILRLDELEAQHKVSRSVIREATRVLSSMGMLESRRRLGTVVQPEASWNLYDPQVIRWRLASAKRLEQLQALNELRGAIEPQAARLAAERASLDQASDLVSMAARLWAAGQRGDQDDFLRLDIEFHAAVLDASGNLMFSQLHKLVAEVLAGRTQHGLMPHLPDHEALQMHVDVASAIQRGQAAAAHAAMSRIVEQSTEEMGDIWSSSHQEESSGQP from the coding sequence ATGACCATCCCAAAGGCGGCGTTGTCCCCGGACCTGCATTCATCGCTGGTCGAGAACCTGGGCCTCGCCATCGCGGAAGGCACACTGGCACCGAATACGATCCTGCGTCTGGATGAGCTGGAAGCGCAGCACAAGGTGTCCCGCTCCGTCATCCGAGAGGCCACCCGCGTCCTGTCCTCCATGGGGATGCTCGAATCCCGGCGGCGGCTCGGGACAGTGGTGCAGCCTGAGGCCAGCTGGAACCTCTATGACCCCCAAGTGATCCGGTGGCGGCTGGCGTCGGCCAAGCGGCTGGAGCAGTTGCAGGCCCTTAACGAGCTGCGCGGCGCCATTGAGCCGCAGGCCGCCCGGTTGGCCGCCGAACGCGCCTCACTGGACCAGGCCAGCGACCTTGTCTCCATGGCTGCCAGGCTGTGGGCCGCCGGGCAGCGGGGAGACCAGGACGATTTCCTGCGACTGGATATCGAGTTCCATGCAGCGGTCCTCGACGCCTCCGGCAACCTCATGTTTTCGCAGCTGCATAAACTCGTGGCGGAGGTGCTGGCGGGCCGGACCCAGCACGGCCTGATGCCCCACCTTCCGGACCATGAAGCACTGCAAATGCATGTGGACGTGGCCAGCGCAATCCAGCGGGGCCAGGCGGCCGCGGCGCACGCGGCCATGAGCAGGATCGTGGAGCAGTCCACCGAGGAAATGGGCGACATCTGGTCCAGCAGCCACCAGGAAGAAAGTTCCGGACAGCCCTGA
- a CDS encoding alpha/beta hydrolase: MTPIKRPAAGPESLHPGNGAEALDAGFAEYLARPEGPQFLNPDAVRSPGPDVPIRTVRADGRHGPVGIRIYGEPAHAGSPGLVWLHGGGFVSGSVDIPESDYLARVLAAQGMPVLSVDYRLARNGVSYPVPHDDALAGWFWARNNAASIGLDPELLCLGGAGAGGNLAVGAALYLVDAGKPLPAKLLLAYPFLHAELPPPAGGLDDQVMAGLPRHLRFTVEDCIRQAENYVGGPVSMAPSYAMPGYADPAGLPPTALLACEYDDARGSAEQFASALERAGVPVSYFLAEGGVHGHLNHTAGLPEGRPALDFLAGELAAAQRP, encoded by the coding sequence ATGACACCGATCAAACGTCCGGCCGCCGGCCCGGAGAGCCTCCACCCGGGGAACGGCGCAGAGGCGCTTGACGCAGGCTTCGCAGAATACCTGGCCAGGCCCGAAGGCCCGCAATTCCTCAACCCCGACGCCGTGCGCTCGCCTGGACCGGACGTGCCCATCCGCACGGTGAGAGCGGACGGGCGGCACGGGCCGGTGGGGATCCGGATCTACGGCGAACCCGCCCACGCCGGCAGCCCGGGCCTGGTGTGGCTGCACGGCGGCGGCTTCGTCAGCGGCAGCGTTGACATCCCCGAATCGGACTACCTGGCACGGGTGCTTGCCGCCCAGGGGATGCCGGTGCTGTCTGTGGACTACCGGCTGGCGCGGAACGGCGTCTCCTATCCTGTTCCGCATGATGACGCCCTGGCCGGCTGGTTCTGGGCCCGGAACAACGCTGCATCCATCGGCCTGGATCCGGAGCTGCTGTGCCTGGGCGGTGCCGGTGCCGGCGGCAACCTGGCCGTTGGTGCCGCGCTCTACCTGGTTGACGCCGGCAAGCCACTGCCCGCCAAACTCCTGCTGGCGTACCCCTTCCTGCACGCCGAACTCCCGCCGCCGGCCGGGGGATTGGACGACCAGGTGATGGCGGGGCTGCCGCGGCACCTGCGGTTCACGGTGGAGGACTGCATCCGGCAGGCGGAAAACTACGTGGGCGGCCCGGTGAGCATGGCCCCGTCGTACGCCATGCCCGGCTACGCCGACCCTGCAGGCCTTCCGCCCACCGCACTGCTCGCCTGCGAGTACGACGACGCCCGCGGCTCTGCCGAGCAGTTTGCCTCAGCGCTGGAGCGGGCAGGGGTTCCGGTTTCCTACTTCCTCGCCGAGGGCGGAGTGCACGGCCATTTGAACCACACGGCAGGGCTGCCGGAGGGGCGGCCGGCCCTGGACTTCCTGGCGGGCGAGCTGGCGGCGGCGCAAAGGCCTTAA
- a CDS encoding alpha/beta hydrolase: MTVDRATDVLDGSRDVSRPGGRDVPPFPVFDAPGTPEQAGGVSVVHREVTYARAIGFRPLKMDIWLPRTASGPTPLVLWVHGGAFQLGDRRELPPTFAPDSVFKLLNEAGIACATADYRHSLEAPFPAQLHDLKAAVRYLREFAVELNIDPERFGAWGESAGGHLVALLGLTGNRPDLEGGLGVQGQSSGVSAVVDFYGVSSLADLPPMKQLDGVLPPALTAAVPAGMSLQPDRMLVGGSDDQDLLAAASPISYVGADAAPFLLVHGDSDGLVPHSQTDLLAAALADAGVEHDVVAIEGGDHCFFGAEDQMDTILAAAVGYFSRKLGTP, encoded by the coding sequence ATGACAGTGGACCGCGCTACCGACGTACTGGATGGTTCCCGCGATGTTTCCCGCCCGGGAGGCCGCGATGTTCCGCCGTTCCCGGTCTTTGACGCGCCCGGGACGCCGGAGCAGGCAGGCGGCGTTTCGGTGGTGCACCGCGAAGTGACGTACGCCCGGGCGATCGGCTTCCGGCCGCTGAAGATGGACATCTGGCTGCCGCGCACGGCATCCGGGCCCACGCCGCTGGTTCTCTGGGTCCACGGCGGCGCATTCCAGCTGGGCGACCGCCGGGAACTGCCGCCCACGTTCGCGCCGGACTCCGTGTTCAAGCTTCTGAATGAGGCCGGCATCGCGTGCGCCACGGCTGACTACCGGCATTCCCTGGAGGCGCCGTTCCCCGCGCAGCTCCATGACCTGAAGGCAGCTGTCCGCTACCTTCGGGAATTCGCCGTGGAGCTCAACATCGACCCGGAGCGGTTCGGGGCCTGGGGCGAATCCGCGGGCGGACACCTGGTGGCACTGCTGGGACTGACCGGGAACCGCCCGGATCTTGAGGGCGGACTTGGTGTGCAGGGGCAATCCAGTGGCGTCAGCGCCGTCGTCGACTTTTACGGCGTCTCCTCGCTGGCGGACCTCCCGCCCATGAAGCAGCTCGACGGCGTTCTTCCGCCCGCGCTGACAGCTGCAGTGCCGGCGGGCATGTCCCTGCAACCGGACCGCATGCTGGTGGGCGGTTCTGACGATCAGGACCTATTGGCTGCAGCCAGTCCCATCAGTTACGTGGGGGCCGACGCCGCGCCGTTCCTGCTGGTGCACGGCGACTCCGATGGCCTGGTCCCGCACTCGCAGACAGACCTGCTGGCCGCCGCGCTCGCCGACGCCGGCGTCGAGCATGACGTGGTGGCCATCGAGGGCGGCGACCACTGTTTCTTCGGGGCGGAGGACCAGATGGACACCATCCTGGCGGCCGCCGTCGGCTACTTCTCACGGAAGCTGGGCACACCATGA
- a CDS encoding alpha-L-rhamnosidase: MTASTRLRAEHLPEAMGLTITEPRLSWTPPAGTVSQAAYQIRATNGWDTGKVPSSACAIPYSGPALEARSRFEWRVRTWDTTHDGAETASDWSLPMIIELGLLRASDWQAQWIGPDEAAVPAPGERLGYALIKTFTLHATPDKARAYATAHGIYELFINGRRASDQQLTPGSASYNTTLQVQAYDITGMLREGTNTIRAVLTDGWYRGTFGYTRDADMYGMHTAFRAQLEVESEAGTQVIGTDGTWLVSATEILGADLMGGQRVDFRRHDGGRAPSAGTAPAARPAVVRPGSLTQLAGPLAPPTRVTQELAPVSITRLPNGHQVVDFGQNIHGWVRLEKLGVPGETVTLDYGEALGHDGDVTRDHLRPHDFRTPGAFLDAGQVDTVISSGTPGEVFEPRHTTHGFQYVSVQGLAADLQPADVTACLVRTDLERIGSFSCSDDRLNKLHGIVEWSFLGNSCEVPTDCPQREKAGWTGDWQLFVPTAAYLYDVTGFSRKWLRDVRADQWDNGVVANISPSPGPAVTSAEFMGFTNGSAGWGDAIVMVPWELYLATGDISILAENWDAMKRWMGFVRGAAETQRHASRAAADPQPAPHEQYLWDTGFHFGEWMEPGGPEPDLFAARTADKGIIATAFYRHTSDLMARIAAVLGLEAEAAELAELSANIRNAWETEYLDAAGHVTHASQANCVRSLAFDLVSPEHRAAVTAQLVELIRAAGTHLGAGFLATPYLLPVLADNGQLGLAYELLMQDSEPSWLAMVDRGATTVWELWDGIDADGVPHQSLNHYSKGAVVSFLHRYTAGLRQAPGSAGWERIVIEPRPGAGLTSASTSHQAPRGLIEVAWTFSAGTAPEAAASGGIPDDGGLTLTATIPAGATAEVLLPGQPAAVVGPGRHTFLAGTGGDSTQPELMRSTL, encoded by the coding sequence ATGACCGCCTCCACCCGGCTTCGCGCCGAGCACCTGCCCGAGGCGATGGGCCTGACCATCACGGAGCCGCGTCTCAGCTGGACTCCTCCGGCGGGAACAGTGAGCCAGGCGGCGTACCAAATCAGAGCGACCAACGGCTGGGACACGGGAAAGGTGCCATCTTCCGCCTGCGCCATCCCGTACAGCGGCCCCGCGCTGGAAGCCCGCAGCAGGTTCGAGTGGCGCGTCCGCACCTGGGACACCACGCACGACGGCGCAGAAACAGCCAGCGACTGGTCCCTACCGATGATCATCGAGCTGGGCCTCCTCCGTGCCTCCGACTGGCAAGCACAGTGGATCGGCCCGGATGAGGCCGCGGTTCCGGCACCGGGGGAGCGGCTCGGCTACGCCCTTATTAAGACCTTCACGCTCCACGCCACCCCGGACAAGGCCCGCGCCTACGCCACCGCCCACGGCATCTACGAGCTATTCATCAACGGCCGCCGCGCCAGCGACCAGCAACTCACTCCCGGCTCCGCCAGCTACAACACCACCCTCCAAGTCCAGGCCTACGACATCACCGGCATGCTGCGCGAAGGCACCAACACCATCCGCGCCGTCCTCACCGACGGCTGGTACCGCGGCACCTTCGGATACACACGCGACGCCGACATGTATGGAATGCACACAGCCTTCCGTGCACAGCTCGAGGTGGAGTCCGAAGCGGGAACGCAGGTCATAGGCACCGATGGCACATGGCTGGTATCCGCCACGGAAATCCTCGGCGCCGACCTCATGGGCGGCCAGCGGGTGGACTTCCGGAGGCACGACGGCGGGAGGGCACCTTCTGCCGGCACCGCACCTGCGGCGCGTCCCGCCGTCGTCCGCCCGGGCAGCTTAACGCAGTTGGCTGGCCCCCTTGCCCCGCCCACCAGGGTGACGCAGGAGCTGGCGCCGGTGTCCATCACCCGCCTGCCCAACGGCCATCAGGTGGTGGACTTCGGCCAGAACATCCACGGCTGGGTCCGGCTGGAGAAGCTCGGTGTACCGGGAGAAACCGTCACGCTCGACTACGGCGAAGCACTGGGGCATGACGGAGACGTCACCCGGGACCACCTCCGCCCGCACGACTTCCGCACGCCCGGAGCCTTCCTGGATGCCGGACAGGTGGACACTGTCATCTCCTCAGGAACTCCCGGGGAAGTGTTCGAGCCCCGGCACACCACCCACGGCTTCCAGTATGTGTCCGTCCAGGGCCTTGCGGCGGACCTTCAGCCGGCGGACGTCACCGCGTGCCTGGTGCGGACTGATCTGGAACGGATCGGCAGCTTCAGCTGCAGCGACGACAGGCTCAACAAGCTGCACGGCATCGTGGAGTGGAGTTTCCTGGGCAACTCCTGTGAGGTCCCCACCGACTGCCCCCAGCGCGAAAAGGCGGGGTGGACCGGCGACTGGCAGCTGTTCGTCCCCACCGCCGCATACCTGTACGACGTCACCGGCTTTTCACGTAAGTGGCTGCGGGACGTCCGCGCCGACCAGTGGGACAACGGCGTCGTCGCCAACATCTCTCCGTCGCCCGGCCCCGCGGTAACCTCGGCCGAATTCATGGGCTTCACCAACGGGTCCGCCGGCTGGGGCGACGCGATCGTCATGGTGCCCTGGGAGCTGTATCTTGCCACCGGCGATATATCGATCCTGGCAGAGAACTGGGACGCGATGAAGCGGTGGATGGGCTTTGTCCGGGGTGCCGCGGAAACGCAGCGCCACGCGTCCCGGGCAGCAGCAGACCCCCAGCCGGCGCCGCACGAACAGTATCTGTGGGACACCGGTTTCCACTTCGGTGAGTGGATGGAACCAGGCGGGCCCGAACCGGACCTGTTCGCCGCCCGCACTGCGGACAAGGGCATCATCGCCACGGCCTTCTACCGGCACACCAGCGACTTGATGGCGCGTATTGCCGCGGTCCTGGGGCTGGAGGCGGAGGCTGCCGAACTCGCGGAACTCTCGGCGAACATCCGGAACGCCTGGGAAACGGAATACCTGGACGCCGCCGGGCACGTGACCCACGCCAGCCAGGCCAACTGCGTCCGCTCCCTGGCCTTTGACCTGGTCAGCCCCGAGCACCGCGCCGCCGTCACCGCCCAGCTCGTGGAACTGATCCGCGCCGCCGGCACGCACCTGGGCGCGGGGTTCCTGGCCACGCCCTACCTGCTCCCCGTTCTTGCCGACAACGGCCAACTGGGCCTGGCCTACGAACTGCTGATGCAGGACTCGGAACCGTCATGGCTCGCCATGGTGGACCGCGGCGCCACCACCGTCTGGGAACTCTGGGACGGCATCGACGCCGACGGCGTCCCGCACCAGTCGCTCAACCACTACAGCAAGGGCGCGGTGGTGTCCTTCCTGCACCGTTACACCGCCGGGCTGCGGCAGGCCCCCGGCAGCGCGGGCTGGGAGCGGATCGTCATCGAGCCGCGGCCCGGCGCCGGCCTCACCTCCGCGTCCACCTCCCACCAGGCGCCGCGCGGCCTGATCGAAGTGGCGTGGACATTTTCGGCGGGGACTGCACCTGAGGCGGCAGCGTCTGGGGGCATACCGGACGACGGCGGGCTGACGCTCACCGCCACGATCCCCGCCGGCGCCACCGCGGAGGTGCTGCTGCCGGGCCAGCCGGCCGCCGTCGTCGGGCCCGGACGCCATACTTTCCTTGCCGGAACCGGCGGGGACAGCACCCAACCTGAGCTGATGAGGAGCACACTATGA
- a CDS encoding SDR family NAD(P)-dependent oxidoreductase yields the protein MAQFTDRVALVTGGGSGIGEATSKELAAKGAKVVVLDLDLEAARRVADEIGQAGGTAVALQGNTAVKEDNEKAVRFAVETYGKLNYAVNNAGVGGKLAPAGELDLEDWDKVIGINLNGVLYGMRYQIPAMLDAGAQESAIVNMASIHGTVAAPLSSAYTAAKHGVVGVTKNAAAEYGVQGLRINSVGPGYIDTPLLKKNLNDEARNGLIAKHPLGRLGTAEEVAHMVCFLLSDEASFATGGYYLVDGGYTSV from the coding sequence ATGGCACAGTTCACGGACAGGGTTGCGCTGGTTACCGGCGGCGGCTCGGGGATCGGCGAGGCAACATCAAAGGAATTGGCGGCCAAGGGCGCCAAGGTGGTGGTGCTTGACCTGGATCTGGAGGCCGCCCGGCGCGTGGCCGACGAGATTGGCCAGGCCGGCGGGACCGCAGTGGCCCTGCAGGGCAACACGGCGGTCAAGGAGGACAACGAAAAGGCTGTCCGGTTTGCCGTGGAGACGTATGGCAAGCTGAACTATGCCGTGAACAACGCCGGCGTCGGCGGCAAGTTGGCTCCTGCCGGCGAGTTGGACCTGGAGGACTGGGACAAGGTCATCGGCATCAACCTGAACGGGGTGCTGTACGGCATGCGGTACCAGATTCCCGCAATGCTCGACGCCGGGGCGCAGGAAAGTGCCATCGTCAACATGGCGTCCATTCACGGCACGGTCGCCGCACCGCTGAGCAGTGCGTACACCGCCGCGAAGCACGGAGTGGTGGGCGTAACCAAGAACGCCGCCGCCGAGTACGGTGTCCAGGGGCTGCGCATCAACTCCGTCGGCCCCGGCTACATCGACACCCCGCTGCTGAAAAAGAATCTGAATGATGAAGCACGGAACGGCCTGATCGCCAAGCATCCCCTGGGCCGGCTGGGCACCGCGGAGGAGGTAGCGCACATGGTGTGCTTCCTGCTCTCGGACGAGGCATCGTTCGCCACCGGCGGCTACTACCTGGTGGACGGGGGCTACACCAGCGTCTGA
- a CDS encoding LysR family transcriptional regulator: MDLDPRRLLVLLAVARTGGVLAAADELRLTPSAVSQQLTKLEHETGQALVVRTPKGSVLTPAGLAIAEAGEEIERALSVARARTQGGANVEGLVRVGGFTSFVRTVVVPRLPEWRNQYPQLQIRIVEDDFPALMRLLRQRQLDAVVVELDSTAAEQLPLSAGMIEEPLLDEPWKLVVPAGTLLSTGNVDLSRLPLPWLGVDSSAANSAVLGRLRESTGARMETVHQYQDTLTALALVAAGEGAAILPTLALTGVVEDGVEVLDVPGLGTRRIVLRRFDGRRRTSTPVDTVARLLRESAAAFDTRSAS; this comes from the coding sequence ATGGATCTCGACCCGCGCCGGTTGCTGGTGCTTCTAGCGGTAGCCCGGACGGGCGGCGTGCTCGCGGCCGCTGATGAGCTGCGGCTTACGCCGTCAGCTGTGTCCCAGCAGCTCACCAAGTTGGAGCATGAAACCGGCCAGGCCCTGGTTGTGCGGACGCCGAAGGGTTCGGTGCTGACGCCTGCGGGGCTCGCGATTGCGGAAGCCGGCGAAGAGATTGAACGCGCGCTCAGCGTGGCCCGGGCAAGGACGCAGGGCGGGGCGAATGTTGAAGGCCTCGTCCGGGTGGGCGGGTTCACGAGCTTTGTCCGGACCGTGGTGGTCCCGCGACTTCCCGAATGGCGGAACCAGTACCCGCAGCTGCAAATACGCATCGTGGAAGATGACTTTCCCGCCTTGATGCGGCTGTTGCGCCAGCGCCAGCTCGACGCCGTAGTGGTGGAGCTGGACTCGACGGCAGCCGAACAGCTTCCACTGAGCGCCGGGATGATCGAGGAACCGCTGCTGGACGAGCCATGGAAACTGGTGGTTCCTGCCGGGACCCTGCTCAGCACCGGGAACGTCGACCTCAGCCGCCTGCCCCTTCCGTGGCTGGGAGTGGACTCCTCTGCCGCGAACTCCGCCGTGCTCGGGCGGCTCCGTGAGTCGACGGGCGCCCGGATGGAGACTGTGCATCAGTACCAGGACACACTGACCGCCCTGGCGCTCGTCGCTGCCGGCGAAGGCGCAGCAATCCTGCCCACGCTTGCCCTGACCGGCGTGGTCGAGGACGGCGTGGAGGTCCTGGACGTTCCCGGGCTGGGTACGCGGCGCATTGTCCTGCGTCGGTTCGACGGGCGCCGGCGGACCAGTACGCCGGTGGACACAGTTGCGCGCCTTCTGCGTGAATCCGCAGCCGCGTTCGATACCCGGTCTGCGTCATGA
- a CDS encoding CBU_0592 family membrane protein: MELLWEIAGWAGAVAILSAFLTVSTGWLKAGSAFQTANLLGSCAFIVNGVFHGAWPSVVSNIAWFLISAVALFRMWAARNPAVAEAAAVQLPGVADTGQLAVIEQPRAA; this comes from the coding sequence ATGGAACTGCTGTGGGAAATTGCCGGCTGGGCCGGTGCGGTTGCGATTCTTAGTGCTTTCCTGACCGTTTCAACGGGGTGGCTGAAGGCCGGCAGTGCATTCCAGACCGCAAACCTCCTGGGCTCCTGCGCCTTCATTGTCAACGGCGTCTTCCATGGAGCCTGGCCGTCAGTGGTCTCCAACATCGCCTGGTTCCTTATTTCCGCCGTTGCGCTCTTCCGCATGTGGGCGGCGCGGAACCCGGCGGTTGCCGAGGCTGCAGCGGTGCAGCTTCCCGGCGTCGCCGACACCGGCCAGCTCGCCGTCATCGAACAGCCCCGGGCAGCCTGA